The Vulcanimicrobium alpinum sequence TCGGAGGCGAGTACCGCGCGCGCCGGCGCCGGCACCGCCGATTCGTCGGCGAGCAGAAACGCCGATCCCACCTGCGCCGCGGCGGCGCCCAGCGCGAGGACGGCGGCGACGCCGCGGCCGTCGCCGATCCCGCCCGCCGCCAGCACCGGGACGCGCACGGCGTCGACCGCTTGCGGAACCAGCGCGAGCGTCCCGGTCAGCGCGTCGTCGACCGCCGAACGGATCGTGCCGTGATGGCCGCCGGCCTCGAACCCTTGCATGCAGACCGCGTCGGCGCCGGCACGTTCGAGCGCGACCGCTTGATCGACGGTCTCCGCGGTGCCGAGCGTGAAGATTCCGAGCTCCCAGCAGCGCGCGAACACGGCCGCATCGGGGATTCCGAACGTGAAGCTGAACACTGCAGGACGTGCCGCGAACATTGCCTCGAGCTGGCCTTCCCAGGTGACGGAGGAGACGCGCGGCTGCGCCGGCTGGGCGATCCCGAGTTCTTCGCGATACGGCCGCAGGCGTTCGTTCGCGCGCGCCAGCTGCTCCGCCGACGCGCCCGGCGACGTGTCGACGAACAGGTTCACCGCGAACGGGCGATCGGTCAGCGCGCGCACGCGCGCGATCCGTTCGCGGATCATCTCCGGCGCATCGTAGCCGCCAGGGAGCGAGCCGAGGCCGCCGGCGTTCGCGACCGCCGCAACGAGTTCGGGCGAGGTGGCGCCCGCCATCGGCGCCTGCACGATCGGAACGGTCAGAAACGGGAGGCGATGCATGCGTTCAGGGTACGCCGCGCGCACCACCGCGTCTGCGACCGAGGTCGGTCAGT is a genomic window containing:
- a CDS encoding NAD(P)H-dependent flavin oxidoreductase, which gives rise to MHRLPFLTVPIVQAPMAGATSPELVAAVANAGGLGSLPGGYDAPEMIRERIARVRALTDRPFAVNLFVDTSPGASAEQLARANERLRPYREELGIAQPAQPRVSSVTWEGQLEAMFAARPAVFSFTFGIPDAAVFARCWELGIFTLGTAETVDQAVALERAGADAVCMQGFEAGGHHGTIRSAVDDALTGTLALVPQAVDAVRVPVLAAGGIGDGRGVAAVLALGAAAAQVGSAFLLADESAVPAPARAVLASDAARRTVLTNAFSGRYARGVRNRFIDEMDGDDAIAPYPFQHALTGDLRAAAAAAGRTEFLSMWAGQAVALSRALPAAEIVRRLVSGAHESLAAARATLADSR